The Nostoc sp. NIES-3756 DNA window GCTGGGAATAATCTGAGAAGAACTCTGTCACAAAACCGCTTTTTAATAATTGGTATTTTCCATGAAAATTGTTCGGCGAACACCAAATATCCTAATTTTGCTGCAACTTCCTTGGGTGGACTGGTTTATTAGCGTTCCTTTTTTACTAATTGCTGTAGCTGCTCTGGTTTCAGAGGCACAAATGAGTCAGTTAATATGCCAAAGAGGAGAGGCTGGGCAAGGAACATGCAAGTTAGCAAGAGTTAACTTCTTGGGAATAACCTCAACTAAAACATGGAAAATTCAGGAAATACAAACTATAGAAGTAATTAACAATAGTGAACAAATTCGTCTAGTAACACCAAAGGGTGAAATTACCCTTATGCCTTTTTACGAAAAAAATGGCAGAGGGAGTAATAGAAAGACTAAGCAATTCGTAGTGAAACAAATACAAGTATTTTTCATGAATGCTCAAAAGCCAGAGCTAATTATTACGCAAGATACTAGAGTAATGGGTTATCTTGATAGCGTTTTATTTACATTATTAGGCTTAATTTTGGTAATAGCAGGTTTAAACTCAATAGATATCTACAAATTTGATAAAAACTCAGGTTGTTTAACAAATAAACGTGGATTGTTTGGTAAATCAATCATTAAGTGTCAAATTCAAGATATTGTTAGTTTACTTATTGATTGCAGTCACACAGATAAGGGAAAAATTTATAGTATTTTTCTTATGAAGCGGTTAGGAAGAAAAATTGTTGTTAATTTTGGAGTATTTGATAATCAAGGACAAGGCAAACAAACCGCTAAAGAAATTTGCACCTTCTTGAATTTACCTGAGCCAGACACAACACATTGAGTGAGTTGAATAGAGATAATTATTATTCATATTATTGACCACAATAATTTTATTTAGTTGAGCGATCGCCAAAAATATAATTATGTTCTGCGTGTAAGTTGATGGAGCATTGCGCGTTCTCAGTTACTAGAGGGACTCCACTGGTGAGTCGTTACACACTCTTTAAAAGATGGCTACTTCTAAGCCTACTTTCCAGCTTCTTCGCACTCCCCGTTCACACACGCCCACTGTATTGACAGTGTTACCTTTCCTCTCGTACTAGTATGTAGGCTCACACGAGTTAGGACACGCAGAATATTTATATACTACTATAAACTACAATACACTACAAGCGTTTTCCAGTTTTCTAACAAAATCATCTCTAAGATACTGCTGAGACTTGCTTTTCATAGAATAAGCAAGTTTTTTATTGCTAAATTTCTCAGACTCCTGCATAAAAACTAAAACCTCAACGTGTAACTCAGCAAGAGGTTCAAAGGCTAATGCCAGACTTCAAAATACAGAAACGAGGTTAATGATTTCTTTCATACAGGAGATTAAACATACAAAAAGATTATTAGAAAGACTGGGAATCAGAAGGAATCTGGAAAATCACATCATCGACCAGTAGATATGTATAAATTAACCTATTGGTTTTTAGTTAAGTTAAATCGTCTAGAAAGTATAAACTTCTCAAATTAATGGACTGAATATGAACATTTACTCTCACAAACAAATGAAATCTTTGTTATTAACCTTAGCTACAGCTTGTGGAACAGCTTTATCATTTACTACTACATTTAATTCTGCTATTGCTTCAGAATTAACGGCTAGTACAAATTCAGTAGTAAATAGTAAAACTATAGCCCAAGTAAGAAGTTGTCCTAAATACGCAGGTGGGGGAAGATTAGCAGCCCAAATTGAAACTCGTAATTTTCTGATTCATTTTTGTAATCGCCGAGGTAAGCTATTTTATACAGGTATTTCTAAGCGTGATGGTAAAGGAATTTATTCTCTACCAGCCTATACAGAAGAAGGCACAGGATATGTCGTGAAGAATGGAAAATATGAATATATCGTTACTGGAGCCAGTCTAGATATTCTCAGAAATGGCAAAGTTATACAATCAGAACAAGTAATTAAATATGTCAGTGGTTATTCTAATTAATTACCCTATCTATTTTTAGATAATTATTTAATAATCCCCATCTCTTAGTGGATAGGGATTTTTTAGTAATGTAAAAATGGCACTAGTCACAAATCTATTTTATGACCAGTGCTAATCACCTTATTTATCGTCCCGTACAGGCAATGACAATTCCATAATTTCCATCAGCAAATCGAGACGAGAGGGACGTGTCAAAAGTGGTACTAGGTTTGGCAAGCTGTAGTAGTCACCCGCAAAGGTGAAAGTTTCTACAGGTGCTTGTTGCTGCTTAAGTTGACTTTCTACCCAGTTGTAATAAGTACCCACACGAACAATTACCACATTGGGCATTACTCCCAATTCTCGGCAATAGTTCTTGTAGACTTCACTGAAATAAGGTGTAGCATTTTCACCTTCATCAGTCACCAGAATAATTTGGTCAACTACCTGCTTTTTCCGGCGCATTGCTTCTAATGCACAGCCGATACTAGTACTACTACCTGCTTTAATGTGTTGGAAAGCACGCTCCCAGTCGGTTAACTCCCTGCCTTTGGCTGTTACAGGGTAAGGAATGGTATCGAAGGCGTAAACATACAGTTCTGCCTGAGTGATACCAGAGATGAGAGCAGCTAGGCGCTTACCAATCTCGATCGCACTTTCCATTGAGCCGGACTTGTCCACGAATAAGGCAGTTGGGCGAGAAATTGTACCCCGTCGCTTTACCTGCTCGTTGGTAACTTTTTCCAATCGAGCAACGGTGTCTGCGTCGAAGTCTGCGGTATCTGCGGCAATCTGTGCTTTGAATGCAGCAACCCGCCCACTCTTAGAGGCTTCCTCTAGCTTGGCATCAATCAGCCTTTTGACTTCTGGGTTATCCATTGCACCTCTAGTTTGCAAAGACTTGAGGTTATTGATAACTTCTTGGGGAGTCATGCTGTTGATTAACGCCACTAACGCAACTGGTGTAAGTTGCTTAATAGCACCAATGGCGATCGCATAGGGAATTTTGTACTCTACAATTAGCCTTGCTTGTTCTACAGCACTTTCTGCCTTGGCGAGTTGCTTCAGCACATATGCTAAAGAACCCTCTGGAGGAGTATCCCGGAACAGAATCGCATTCGCCCGTTCGTTTGGCTTGATATGCAGTGACGCATACAAGTGTTTCATCGCATTACGACCCCGTAGTGCAGCACGGTCAAATAAATTATGATTGCTTTCCCGTGTCTTTAGGTAACGGCGCACCGCAGTTCTGGCTGAACGAGGCATTTTATTTTGCTGCTGTTTCATAAAATCCACTATTCGAGCTACCTGATAAGGCGGAAACTCTTGCAGCATCATAAAGCCAGCATCTCTGTGTTCGGTCAAATTGCTAGTGAGCAAATGTGCTACAAATACTTCCTTGTGGTCACGCACATCGCCATGATTCTGATACCAAACTGCTAGATGTCCGTAAAAAAGTGGGTCTAATTCAATAATTAACTTGTGAATTTCTGCAACTTGCTCTAGCTTGCGGTGAGGAGTGGTGAGTAAACTATTGAGCATTTCTAGACGCAAATCACGTTCTGCGGTGTTCATGAGAACCTCCTCAAAAAATTTTGGATTGCGGATTTACGATTTTGGATTACAATCTAAAATCCAAAACCAAAAATCCAAAATTGAAGGAGGCAGATGTTGCACGCGGGGTGATATCGTCACCGCGCAAGTTTTAGAAGCATTGGTTTAACTTGGGCAGAGTTATGTAAGCTTCTATCATTAGGGCGCGGCAACAACTGCCATGTGGATGAGGGACTTAATTGCGAATTGAAATAAGTCACCTCATGTAAGTTGAAAAAGCTGTTGATTCACACACGGGATTTGAACCCATAATCGCTTGATCTTAAGTCAAGTGCCTGTTCCAATTCGGCTAGTATGTAAGCTTTTTCGGTTAGGACACGAGGTGGAAGTTTTATTTTTTAGAGAGTTGATTTAAAATAAACCGAATCTCTTTCTTATTACACTGCTGTTTACTAGCAGCATAAATTTTACGACCTCTATAAGTGGCGACGGAACGGTGAATTAAACCTCGGAGAACATCAGTTACATAATCGGTTGGTGGGAAATCTTCAAAGGTAATTAAGTACCAAATATCGTTTATTTTGTGGTATTGATGAGTATCATCAATGATGAGAATATCAGTTTGCTCTTGCTTTCGCTTGCACTTTCGAGGTACTTTCTCGACTGCACATAGGATTCCAGTTTCTGGATGAATATAAAAGCCATCGCGGCAACTCGCAACTAACCGATTTCTATAATTGTGGCGAGTTTTATGATAAACCTGACCATCAATAATTTCTACATCTCTTTCCACAAAATCCCACAAATGACCGATAACGTGCTGTCCTGTCATTGTGTTGGTTTTTAATCGTTGGCACAGTTCACTGTAAATATCATTCCAGGGCTGTCCAACTTTTGAACGCAAAAACCGACGCAGGGGGCCAAGATGATCTGCAAGATATTTTGATTTATTTCTCGGTTTAATCAAATAAGGACTTAATAATCCATCTTGGCTTGCTTCTTCAGTAAGCTTGTGTAACTGCTTTTTAAAACCCTTCAGCTTTTTGAGGCTAATTCTCATTCCATGACGAGGGCGTTCAATGACTATTTCGCTCAAACGATGTTCGCTCATACCTCAATTTATCTAAATATTGCCGTATTGATTGGGTTGTTTTTAAACATGAGTGAACGGACATCATTGAACTCACCTCCATATGTTAATAATTGGAATTAATGTTATGCGTAAATACAGTTTAATTAATAGTAATTCCGCACAAGTTAGCAAAGCATTTTTCACAATCGCCTTTACCAATTAGGCTACGCTCCCTCTAATGGAAGCGACAGGACTTGAACCTGTAAATCCGTTGCCGGACAGTGTGTAGGCTTTACAAGTTGGGGCGCGGAATCATATTAATTAATAATTCGTAAATCATAATTAAAAATCTTAGATAATTCCGTGCAAGTCGAAGACGCTTTTTACAACTACGGCCGCTCTTACCAAATATTGGCAGTGGGCGCGCACGCTAAATCTGCGCGAGACTTAGCAATTATGCTTCGCTTGTTCGATCGCTCGAATTTTACTACCTTAGGGCCGTTATTAATGTGTATGTATGCTTCTTCTGTCGGGACACGGAAGCCTAGAGTCTTCAGCCATAAACAGCTTCAGGACGGACAATCAAATCCCCACTAGGACGGCGATCTACTACGTAAGCACCAAGGCGATCGCTATTTATATCTAAATGTCGAGCAACACGTTCCTTGATTGCTACATCATTCATGCTGGCTGTGATTCCTAGCTGTGTTTCTCCAACATCAACAGAACGTCCTTCAAATCGAATATGTACCATCTCCATCACCTCTTTTTTAATTACGAATTACGTAGGCGTAAGCCTTTGCTACGCAACGCTACCGCGTTGGCGTTAGCCTCTCGTAGAGATGCCGTAGGCTATTACGAATTACCAAGCGGATCTGATCGGGATCGAACCGATACCCTCCCTGTGAGAATTACACTCACACCTCATGTAAGTTGAAAAAGCTGTTGATTCATACGCAGGAATCGCACCTGCACTTATCGGTTTATCAAACGATCGCTCTACTTTTGAGCAAGTATGTAAGCTTCTTCTGTGAGGACACAAGGGCTATCCGGGAACTCTACCATTAGAGCTACAGACCCAAGTTTGATTAATTAGTTATTTAGTTTTCTGTTCTTTGCATACTACAAATGTAGTATATGTTTTACGTTGTGTCAAGAGGATAGCTGAAATAATTGCGGATGGACTATGACTGATATACGATAGCGATTACCTACGGTGGGGTGTAAGCCCAGCGCTCGTTCTTTTACCTCACACAATCGCATTGCTCCCGTTAGTAAGTAGACAAGCTAAAAACAGAGGATTAAGTGTGTTACGAGATATCCGCGCCGCAATCTTTGATATGGATGGTTTGCTGTTTGATACAGAAAGTATTGCTCGTTGGGCATGGCAGCAAGCGCTGGCAAGTCATGGATATATAATGGATGACAATTTCTACAATGAATTTGTCGGGCGTGATTTGGTATGGCGAGAAAGAATCCTCAAACAAAGATATGGCAACCATTTTCCTTTTGAGGCAGTAAAAAGACAGCGAATTGAAATAGGTGATCGGCGAGAATTACAAGAGGGTTTACCCATCAAGCCAGGGGCGTTAAATTTACTTTCCCAACTCAACATTTTAGGAATTGTCATTGCTTTAGCCACTGGTACATCTCGTAGTCGCACAATCCGCCGCTTAAGCAACGCAGGCATTTTGCATTACTTTACAACCATTGTCACCAGCGACGATGTACTACAAGGTAAACCTGCACCAGATATATATTTAGAAGTGAGCCGCCGCATCAATGTTGCACCTATGCAGTGTGTAGTATTTGAAGATTCATGTGTGGGTATAGAAGCAGCATTTACAGCCGGGATGTATCCGATTATGGTTCCCGATATAGAACAACCATCTCCAGACATCAGATGTTTGACTTACCAAGTATTGGAATCGTTAGAGCAAGTTAGTGAGTTATTAGAGGAGAGGCTAGAGGCTAGAAGTTAGATACAGGTTACAGGTTATGGGTTAGGGGCTATGAAGCAAGGTCTTTGTTTAGCCTTTGATACCGTTTCTTTATGTAGCTTGTCTGGTGTAACCATAGATGCAATTTATGGCTTGTTGTAGAGACGTTGTAGGCAATGTCTCTACAGGTTTACAGCAGATTGCAGGTGAATTTAGTACAAATTTTCTGCAAAAATTCATATATGGCAGGAGGCAGGAGGCAGAAGGTAAAGTCTTACTATTCCTTGCTTTCAAGCTTTGAGTATGTCCTAACCTATGTAACTACGGCTATATAAACAGGCTTTCACCCCTGTTACTTATCATCTCTTATTAAGTTTTGTAACAATTCAAATAACTTTGCCTGACTATTGAAGAAAAACCTATAGAACCGCAACTGAAATCTCCATGTACCGCGTTTCGTAACAGCAGAAACTTAACAAATTTTCTGCTGTTTTCTCTAACATAAGTCGTCTGATTTATGTTAATAGAAAATGAAAAATGGAGGAATTTTAATAAAAATTCTAGGATTATATGACAAACAAAAATCACAATTTATATGAATAACCTAGATATAAGTCAATGAATAATCCAATCCTTGTAATTGCTGTTGTTGTAATTATTGTAGGACTCATTATTGGTGCATTAATTGTGGGGTTAATTTATCTGCAACAGCGACGACAGGTAGTAGATAGCCTCATACGTATGAATAATGTAGTGGGTTGTTTCGCTACAGTGGAAGTTCCTTTGAATCAAAATAGTCGGGGTAAAGTGCGTGTCAATCTCAAAGGTTCTTTGGTCGATTTTGTTGCTTTCACCGAAGAAAATCATGATTTTAATCAAGGTGATTCTGTTGTAATAGTGAGAATAAAAGGTAATAAGGTATGGATAGTTAGTATTTGAGAGGGATGAGGAAGAAAAACTAACGACTATTGACTATTGATTATGAACTAATGATTATGAACTTTAAACAAGAGTTAGAAACGGTAAAGATAGCTCAGATTGATGTAAATACCTTCGATAATAATAAAGAAGATAATGGTTTTGAAGGTCTACTTTATAGTAGTATTCCTGTTGCTTTATCTATCTTTAGTGCGGTTGTACTTGTCTGGTTTATCAAGTCTTTTTTGTGCATTTGTAAACCAAATGAAGTCTTGATTCTGTCGGGGCGCAAATGGCGGACTAAAGATGGTCAGGAGATGGGTTATCGAGTGTTATTGGGTGGGCGTGCTATTCGGATTCCGATAGTAGAAACTGTCAAGCGGATGGATGTAACAACCATGCCTGTGAGGGTGGAAGTACGGAATGCTTACGCTAAGGGGGGAACGCCTTTAAATATTCAAGCGATCGCCAATGTGAAAATTTCCACAGATCCGGCGGTTGTGGGTAATGCAATTGAACGCTTTTTAGACCGCGATCGCTCAGAATTAGCGCGTGTTTCCCGCGAAACGCTAGAAGGTTATCTCCGGGGTGTAGTTGCTACCCTCACACCAGAAGAACTCAACGAAGATCGCCTCAGTTTTGCCCAGCGTATCGCCTCCGATGTCAGTCGCGACTTGAGTAAATTGGGGTTGCAGTTAGACACCTTAAAAATACAAAGCGTATCTGATGATGTAGACTATCTCAAATCCTGGGGACGTAAACAAATCGCCTTAGTAATTCGAGATGCAGAAATTGCCGAATCTAATGCACTCACCCAAGCAGAACAAATCGAAGCCCAATCTGAAGAATACGCCCAAGTCGCCAAAACTCAAGACAAAATTATTGTGCTGGAGAAGGAAAACGAACTCCGCAAAATCAAAGCCAAGCTAGAACAAAAAGCTAAATCTGAAGAAGAGATTACCACGGCTACTGCTCAAGAAAAGAAAGCCAAAGCCGAACAAGTCCTACAAGCACTAAGGGCGGAATTAGAACGCTTACGCCTACAAGCTGATGAAATTCTCCCCGCCGAAGCCCACCGCCAAGCCCAAGAACTCCGCGCCAAAGGAGAAGCCGCCTTCTTAGAAGAAAATGCCAAAGCCGCAGCTTTAGTAAACGATATATTGGCACAAGTTTGGCAGCAAACAGGCAATGATGCTTCTAAGTTGTTCCTAATTCAACAAATTGAAACCGTCCTCCAAGAAGCAGTACAGATTCCCAAACGCATTCACCTAGAAAAGGTGAATGTAATTGATAACGGCGATGGCAAATCT harbors:
- a CDS encoding NfeD family protein, translating into MNNPILVIAVVVIIVGLIIGALIVGLIYLQQRRQVVDSLIRMNNVVGCFATVEVPLNQNSRGKVRVNLKGSLVDFVAFTEENHDFNQGDSVVIVRIKGNKVWIVSI
- a CDS encoding flotillin family protein, with amino-acid sequence MIMNFKQELETVKIAQIDVNTFDNNKEDNGFEGLLYSSIPVALSIFSAVVLVWFIKSFLCICKPNEVLILSGRKWRTKDGQEMGYRVLLGGRAIRIPIVETVKRMDVTTMPVRVEVRNAYAKGGTPLNIQAIANVKISTDPAVVGNAIERFLDRDRSELARVSRETLEGYLRGVVATLTPEELNEDRLSFAQRIASDVSRDLSKLGLQLDTLKIQSVSDDVDYLKSWGRKQIALVIRDAEIAESNALTQAEQIEAQSEEYAQVAKTQDKIIVLEKENELRKIKAKLEQKAKSEEEITTATAQEKKAKAEQVLQALRAELERLRLQADEILPAEAHRQAQELRAKGEAAFLEENAKAAALVNDILAQVWQQTGNDASKLFLIQQIETVLQEAVQIPKRIHLEKVNVIDNGDGKSVASLVNIYPEIVLQFLENVNRSLGIDVAGTLAKGER
- a CDS encoding HAD family hydrolase translates to MLRDIRAAIFDMDGLLFDTESIARWAWQQALASHGYIMDDNFYNEFVGRDLVWRERILKQRYGNHFPFEAVKRQRIEIGDRRELQEGLPIKPGALNLLSQLNILGIVIALATGTSRSRTIRRLSNAGILHYFTTIVTSDDVLQGKPAPDIYLEVSRRINVAPMQCVVFEDSCVGIEAAFTAGMYPIMVPDIEQPSPDIRCLTYQVLESLEQVSELLEERLEARS
- a CDS encoding VWA domain-containing protein; this translates as MNTAERDLRLEMLNSLLTTPHRKLEQVAEIHKLIIELDPLFYGHLAVWYQNHGDVRDHKEVFVAHLLTSNLTEHRDAGFMMLQEFPPYQVARIVDFMKQQQNKMPRSARTAVRRYLKTRESNHNLFDRAALRGRNAMKHLYASLHIKPNERANAILFRDTPPEGSLAYVLKQLAKAESAVEQARLIVEYKIPYAIAIGAIKQLTPVALVALINSMTPQEVINNLKSLQTRGAMDNPEVKRLIDAKLEEASKSGRVAAFKAQIAADTADFDADTVARLEKVTNEQVKRRGTISRPTALFVDKSGSMESAIEIGKRLAALISGITQAELYVYAFDTIPYPVTAKGRELTDWERAFQHIKAGSSTSIGCALEAMRRKKQVVDQIILVTDEGENATPYFSEVYKNYCRELGVMPNVVIVRVGTYYNWVESQLKQQQAPVETFTFAGDYYSLPNLVPLLTRPSRLDLLMEIMELSLPVRDDK